One window from the genome of Amycolatopsis sp. NBC_01480 encodes:
- a CDS encoding TetR/AcrR family transcriptional regulator, whose translation MTSRERRSDAVANRDRIVEAARAELSESNGAAAELKLHRVAKSAGVGQGTLYRHFPTREHLLAEVYRYELTQLVDAVPPLLAEFPPLRALTGWFDRLVEYARVKRGVMAAIEASAWHDLYSDHHHRLDEALETMLDRGKDAGEVRADVDATDVILLLGALSRIPEAEWDARAQTVVAVIVDGLRPR comes from the coding sequence GTGACGAGCCGTGAGCGCAGGTCGGACGCGGTCGCCAACCGGGACCGGATCGTGGAGGCCGCGCGGGCGGAACTGAGCGAGTCCAACGGCGCGGCGGCCGAGCTGAAACTGCACCGGGTCGCCAAATCGGCGGGGGTCGGCCAGGGCACGCTCTACCGCCACTTCCCGACCCGCGAGCACCTGCTGGCCGAGGTGTACCGCTACGAGCTGACCCAGCTCGTCGACGCCGTACCGCCGCTGCTCGCGGAGTTCCCCCCGCTCCGGGCGCTGACCGGCTGGTTCGACCGGCTGGTCGAATACGCGCGCGTGAAACGCGGCGTCATGGCGGCGATCGAGGCCTCGGCCTGGCACGACCTGTACTCCGACCACCATCACCGTCTCGACGAAGCGCTCGAAACGATGCTCGACCGCGGAAAGGACGCCGGCGAGGTGCGTGCGGACGTCGATGCCACAGACGTCATCCTGCTGCTGGGCGCGTTGTCGCGGATTCCTGAGGCGGAGTGGGATGCGCGGGCGCAGACCGTGGTGGCGGTGATTGTGGATGGTCTGCGCCCGCGTTGA